One Nostoc sp. UHCC 0302 DNA window includes the following coding sequences:
- the pepE gene encoding dipeptidase PepE codes for MTKRLLLLSNSTNFGEDYLFYPRQVIKSFLGNSIKKIIFIPFAGVTFSFDEYTAKVTQVFQDIGYGIEPIHLSTNSHESIKQAEAIVVGGGNTFHLFDWLHKTGIIATIREQVNKGIPYIGWSAGSNAACPTLKTTNDMPIIEPVSFNGLDLVPFQINPHYTDAAIPNHNGEAREQRIREFLVLNPAIYVVGLEEGTILNIEGSSVKLIGKKPLHLFKFGEPIVEYDSSANLDFLLKA; via the coding sequence ATGACAAAAAGATTATTATTACTTAGTAATTCCACTAATTTCGGTGAAGATTATTTATTTTATCCACGTCAAGTAATTAAAAGTTTTTTAGGTAACTCAATCAAGAAAATAATATTTATTCCTTTTGCTGGTGTGACTTTTTCTTTTGATGAATACACTGCTAAAGTAACTCAAGTCTTTCAAGATATAGGTTATGGTATTGAACCTATTCATTTATCTACAAATTCTCACGAATCAATCAAACAAGCCGAAGCTATAGTAGTTGGTGGTGGCAACACTTTTCATTTGTTTGACTGGTTACATAAAACGGGAATTATTGCAACTATTAGAGAACAAGTAAATAAGGGAATTCCTTATATTGGCTGGAGTGCAGGCTCAAACGCAGCTTGCCCGACATTAAAAACAACCAATGATATGCCAATCATTGAACCTGTAAGTTTTAACGGATTAGATTTAGTACCTTTTCAAATAAATCCTCACTATACAGATGCCGCTATACCCAATCATAATGGAGAAGCGAGAGAGCAAAGAATCCGAGAATTTTTAGTTTTAAATCCTGCTATTTATGTAGTTGGTTTAGAAGAGGGAACCATATTAAATATTGAAGGTTCATCTGTAAAGTTAATCGGCAAAAAACCATTACATTTATTCAAATTTGGTGAACCAATTGTTGAATATGATTCTAGTGCTAATCTTGATTTTCTTTTAAAAGCGTAA
- the pstC gene encoding phosphate ABC transporter permease subunit PstC, translating to MATNSSSISSGIKTRSEAEKSLDRGFILLTRVFAFAIAATLLWIGLQVAIGAWPAIQEFGASFLTKSTWNPVNDQYGVLPQVYGTIVSSFIGLLIAVPIGVGTAVLLSENFLPSQVRLVLVFLVELLAAIPSVVYGVWGIFVLIPILNNLGKWLNSYFGWLPIFSTSPTGPGMLPAGIILAIMTLPIITAISRDALISIPPSLRQAAVGLGATRWETILKVLIPAAFSGIVSAVMLALGRAMGETMAVTMLIGNSNNISISLLAPANTISSLLANQFSEASGLQVAALMYAALVLFFLTLAVNIMAEFIVLRVKRV from the coding sequence ATGGCTACAAATTCTTCTAGCATCTCATCAGGAATCAAAACTCGTTCTGAGGCAGAAAAGTCACTGGATCGGGGTTTTATTTTACTGACACGGGTTTTTGCTTTTGCGATCGCTGCTACCTTATTATGGATTGGGTTACAAGTTGCAATTGGGGCTTGGCCTGCTATTCAAGAATTTGGCGCCAGCTTTTTAACCAAAAGCACCTGGAATCCAGTAAACGATCAGTATGGGGTACTGCCCCAAGTTTACGGAACTATTGTAAGTTCTTTTATCGGTCTTTTGATTGCTGTACCCATTGGTGTTGGCACGGCTGTTTTACTGAGCGAGAATTTCCTTCCCTCACAAGTGCGACTTGTGCTTGTATTCTTGGTAGAACTGCTGGCAGCTATTCCCAGTGTTGTTTACGGAGTATGGGGTATTTTTGTTTTGATTCCGATTTTAAACAACTTGGGAAAATGGCTTAACAGTTACTTTGGTTGGTTGCCAATTTTTAGCACCTCTCCTACAGGGCCAGGAATGTTACCCGCGGGAATCATCTTAGCGATTATGACCTTGCCTATCATCACAGCCATATCCCGCGATGCTTTAATTTCAATACCCCCCAGTTTGCGCCAAGCAGCTGTAGGACTAGGAGCGACCCGTTGGGAAACCATTTTGAAAGTTCTCATCCCAGCAGCTTTTTCGGGCATAGTTAGTGCTGTAATGTTGGCACTCGGTCGGGCAATGGGAGAAACAATGGCTGTAACAATGTTGATTGGTAACTCCAACAACATTAGTATTTCTCTTTTAGCACCTGCCAATACGATTTCTTCTCTATTGGCAAATCAATTCTCAGAAGCTAGTGGTTTACAAGTTGCAGCTTTAATGTACGCTGCTTTAGTGCTATTTTTCTTGACGCTAGCGGTCAATATTATGGCTGAATTTATCGTTCTCCGAGTCAAGCGAGTGTAG
- the pstA gene encoding phosphate ABC transporter permease PstA, which yields MTLNFPERSLTRSPMSQRTLFNTVMTGVAFFCGLLALLPLLAVLSYVIIRGFGSLNPSIFFELPPKALQKGGGFGNAILGTLLMVGIGALISIPFGVLGAIYITEFSSNQVARWVRFAANVLSGVPSIIAGVFAYGIVVLTLVKLNLGSYSALGGGFALAILMLPIILRTTDEALQLVSQDLRQASVGLGATNFQTVTQVVLPAALPAIVTGATLSIARAAGETAPLLFTALFSNFWPDSIFQPTASLAVLVYKYAISPFPNWQSLAWAASLILVLMVLITSIIARWATRKRA from the coding sequence ATGACTCTTAATTTTCCAGAGCGCAGTCTAACTCGCTCCCCCATGTCTCAGAGAACGCTGTTTAATACAGTGATGACAGGAGTAGCATTTTTTTGCGGATTATTGGCACTTTTGCCTTTATTAGCAGTGCTTTCTTACGTCATTATCAGAGGATTTGGCAGCTTAAATCCCAGTATATTTTTTGAATTGCCACCCAAAGCTTTACAAAAGGGAGGAGGTTTTGGTAACGCCATTTTGGGAACACTATTAATGGTAGGAATTGGTGCGTTGATTAGTATTCCCTTTGGCGTATTGGGAGCGATTTATATTACAGAATTCAGCTCTAACCAAGTAGCCAGATGGGTACGTTTTGCGGCTAACGTCCTAAGTGGAGTCCCCTCAATTATTGCTGGGGTATTTGCTTATGGAATTGTAGTTTTGACACTGGTAAAGCTGAATCTAGGCTCATATTCAGCTCTCGGTGGTGGCTTTGCACTAGCAATTTTGATGTTGCCAATTATTTTGCGAACCACTGATGAAGCGTTACAGTTAGTCTCCCAAGATTTACGACAAGCGTCTGTGGGTTTAGGAGCAACTAACTTTCAAACAGTAACTCAAGTGGTTTTGCCAGCTGCTCTACCTGCAATTGTAACTGGAGCAACATTATCAATAGCACGAGCAGCGGGAGAAACTGCACCCTTACTGTTTACTGCTCTGTTTTCCAACTTTTGGCCAGATAGTATATTTCAACCCACAGCTTCCCTTGCTGTTTTAGTTTATAAGTACGCAATTTCTCCGTTTCCGAATTGGCAGTCACTAGCTTGGGCCGCCTCTTTAATTTTGGTCTTGATGGTTTTAATCACAAGTATCATCGCTCGCTGGGCAACTCGCAAAAGAGCTTAG
- the lspA gene encoding signal peptidase II — MPLKNHLFWLAAFIAFFLDQLTKYWVVQTFSLGQTLPLLPKIFHLTYVTNTGAAFSLLSGKVEWLRWLSLGVSLVLITLALLGPVLNRWDQLGYGLILGGAMGNGIDRFALGYVVDFLDFRLINFAVFNVADSFISIGIICLLIASLQKTPTSNQR; from the coding sequence ATGCCTTTAAAAAATCACCTTTTCTGGCTTGCTGCCTTCATAGCTTTTTTCTTAGACCAACTAACAAAATACTGGGTGGTACAAACGTTCAGTTTGGGCCAAACACTACCACTCTTGCCAAAAATATTTCATCTGACTTATGTTACTAACACTGGTGCAGCTTTTAGTCTGTTAAGTGGCAAAGTAGAGTGGTTACGTTGGTTATCTCTAGGAGTAAGTTTAGTATTGATAACGCTGGCGTTGTTGGGCCCAGTGTTAAATCGTTGGGATCAGCTAGGCTATGGCTTAATTTTAGGTGGAGCTATGGGCAATGGTATTGATCGCTTTGCCTTAGGCTACGTCGTTGATTTTCTCGATTTCCGTCTAATTAACTTTGCTGTATTTAATGTGGCAGATTCATTTATTAGTATAGGTATAATTTGCTTGTTAATTGCTTCCTTGCAAAAAACACCAACATCTAATCAGCGATAA
- a CDS encoding transglycosylase domain-containing protein produces MSSPRQPPQKPQTLLGQLTQAVHTIQARVDFSKLALKPNAKVPELWVQDAGADKAEIYPLLGDRYILGRSSKSSDIVIRNPVVSQIHLSLSRDSTQRTPVFVIKDENSTNGIYRGKRRVSSLELRHGDILTLGPPELAASVRLQYVDPPAWYVKGATWAVYGVGGVSALLALVIGVEWLKFRVRPLPTATRAPVVVYARDGSTPLRAPRTTSHVDMKRLEDFGPYLPAAVVASEDSRYYWHFGVDPLGILRAVLINSRSGDVQQGASTVTQQVARSLFRDYVGRQDSLGRKLREAIVSLKLETFYSKDEILLTYLNRVFLGGDTSGFEDAARYYFEKSAKELTLSEAATLVGILPAPNAFDFCGDGPNKLEAAEYRNRVLKRMLEAGKIKPEDANRARRSTVQVSPKVCEQQAKTIAPYFYSYVFQELESILGEGAAKEGNYIIETKLDPAIQSQAEAALRNSVNNAGSTFRFSQGAVVTLDSSTGSILAMVGGTDYKKSQFNRAVQAQRQPGSTFKIFAYTAAIGQGIPASKSYSCAPLTWQGFTYKPCRAGADGSFDIATGLALSENPIALRVAREIGLDKVVSMAQRLGIKSSLDPVPGLVLGQSVVNVLEMTGAFGAIGNRGVSNPPHAISRILDSGDCKDRKDVNTCRVIYSFDQNPAANKRVLSNDVADEMTSLMRGVVTRGTGRSAAIGLGEAGKTGTTNNNVDLWFIGFIPSRRLVTGVWLGNDNNSPTSGSSAQAAQLWGNYMGRITR; encoded by the coding sequence ATGAGTTCCCCCCGCCAACCACCTCAAAAGCCACAAACTTTACTTGGTCAACTGACTCAAGCAGTACATACTATTCAAGCTAGGGTCGATTTTTCCAAATTGGCGCTTAAGCCTAATGCTAAAGTACCAGAACTCTGGGTGCAGGATGCGGGAGCAGATAAAGCGGAGATATATCCACTATTAGGCGATCGCTATATTCTAGGTCGTAGTTCTAAATCCAGTGATATTGTCATTCGTAACCCAGTTGTCAGCCAAATTCATCTGTCACTGTCGCGAGATTCTACTCAACGTACACCTGTCTTTGTCATCAAAGACGAAAACTCCACCAATGGTATCTATCGTGGTAAGCGCCGAGTCAGTTCCTTAGAACTGCGTCACGGTGACATCCTCACTTTGGGGCCGCCAGAACTTGCTGCTTCTGTACGACTGCAATACGTTGATCCTCCTGCTTGGTATGTCAAAGGAGCAACTTGGGCAGTTTATGGTGTCGGTGGTGTTAGCGCTCTATTGGCTCTAGTTATTGGTGTCGAATGGCTAAAATTTAGAGTCAGGCCTCTACCAACAGCGACTCGCGCCCCAGTGGTAGTTTATGCCCGTGATGGAAGTACTCCCCTGCGAGCGCCTCGCACGACTTCTCATGTAGATATGAAGCGCTTAGAGGACTTCGGCCCCTATTTACCTGCTGCCGTCGTAGCCTCTGAGGATAGCCGTTACTACTGGCATTTTGGGGTTGACCCACTGGGAATTTTACGAGCCGTATTGATAAATAGCCGCAGCGGAGATGTGCAGCAAGGGGCTAGCACAGTGACTCAGCAAGTTGCCCGCAGTTTGTTCCGTGACTATGTAGGTAGGCAAGACTCCTTGGGGCGCAAATTGCGAGAGGCAATTGTCTCATTAAAGCTAGAGACGTTTTACAGCAAAGATGAAATTTTGCTGACCTATTTAAATCGGGTTTTTTTGGGTGGAGATACCTCTGGTTTCGAGGATGCCGCGCGGTATTACTTTGAGAAGTCGGCTAAAGAATTAACGCTCTCCGAAGCAGCAACCTTAGTGGGAATTTTACCTGCCCCTAATGCCTTCGATTTTTGTGGGGATGGGCCAAATAAGCTAGAAGCCGCTGAATACCGCAATCGCGTGCTTAAAAGGATGTTGGAGGCAGGCAAAATTAAACCAGAGGATGCAAATCGCGCTAGACGCTCCACCGTTCAAGTTAGCCCTAAAGTCTGCGAACAGCAAGCCAAAACGATCGCTCCTTATTTTTATAGTTACGTATTTCAAGAACTCGAATCAATTTTAGGGGAAGGAGCTGCAAAAGAAGGCAACTATATCATAGAGACCAAGCTCGATCCAGCAATACAGAGCCAAGCGGAAGCAGCCTTGCGTAATTCCGTAAACAATGCTGGCTCAACTTTTCGTTTTTCTCAAGGAGCAGTGGTCACTCTTGACTCTAGTACTGGTAGCATCCTCGCAATGGTAGGCGGGACTGATTACAAAAAAAGTCAGTTCAATCGTGCTGTACAAGCTCAAAGACAACCAGGTTCCACTTTCAAAATTTTTGCCTATACCGCCGCTATTGGGCAGGGAATTCCAGCGTCAAAAAGTTATTCTTGCGCTCCCCTAACTTGGCAAGGTTTTACTTATAAACCTTGTCGTGCTGGTGCAGATGGTAGTTTTGATATTGCCACTGGGCTGGCTCTTTCAGAAAATCCGATCGCTTTGCGAGTTGCTAGAGAAATCGGGTTAGATAAAGTAGTGTCTATGGCACAGCGTTTGGGGATAAAATCATCCCTCGATCCAGTTCCTGGCTTAGTACTGGGTCAAAGTGTGGTAAATGTTTTAGAAATGACTGGTGCTTTTGGGGCGATCGGCAATCGCGGTGTGTCGAATCCTCCCCATGCAATTAGCCGAATTCTAGATAGCGGTGATTGTAAGGATCGCAAAGATGTCAATACCTGCCGTGTAATCTACTCCTTTGACCAAAACCCAGCTGCAAACAAACGAGTTTTATCAAATGATGTAGCTGATGAGATGACTAGTTTGATGCGTGGTGTAGTCACAAGGGGTACGGGTCGCAGCGCTGCCATTGGGTTAGGCGAGGCTGGGAAAACCGGCACAACTAATAATAACGTTGACTTATGGTTTATTGGCTTTATCCCCAGTCGGCGACTCGTGACTGGTGTTTGGCTTGGAAACGATAATAATTCCCCTACATCTGGTAGTAGCGCTCAAGCAGCCCAGTTATGGGGCAATTATATGGGGAGAATTACAAGGTAA
- a CDS encoding biotin transporter BioY, whose amino-acid sequence MFAVSNQLLWSMIGLLLTMGGTFLEVYGITLPWSWSKHGIQTFSLGVTFQIGAVLLVGCLGGKNAGALSQIAYLVMGLTSLSVFADGGGIDYIKLSQFGYLLGFIPGAWICGFLAFKARPKLETLAFSCVCGLLTLHVCGITYLIISYLFQWKGTENLPLTQAILKYSWFALPGQLAVVCAVTVIAYILRHLMFY is encoded by the coding sequence ATGTTTGCTGTTTCCAATCAACTACTATGGTCTATGATTGGCTTACTCCTCACAATGGGTGGTACCTTCCTAGAAGTTTACGGTATCACCTTACCTTGGAGTTGGAGTAAGCACGGAATTCAGACTTTTTCTTTAGGAGTCACTTTTCAAATTGGTGCAGTCTTGCTCGTAGGTTGTTTAGGGGGCAAAAATGCTGGTGCGCTCTCGCAAATTGCGTACTTAGTTATGGGTTTAACTTCACTATCGGTATTTGCTGATGGTGGCGGTATTGATTATATTAAGCTATCTCAGTTTGGCTATCTGCTAGGTTTTATCCCAGGAGCTTGGATTTGTGGCTTTTTAGCTTTTAAAGCTAGACCTAAATTGGAGACTTTAGCTTTTAGTTGCGTTTGTGGCTTGTTAACTCTCCACGTATGCGGTATTACTTATTTGATTATTAGCTATCTTTTTCAGTGGAAAGGCACAGAAAATTTACCCTTGACACAAGCAATCCTCAAATATTCCTGGTTTGCCCTACCAGGCCAACTAGCCGTAGTCTGCGCTGTCACTGTAATTGCATATATATTGCGTCACTTAATGTTTTATTAG
- the pstS gene encoding phosphate ABC transporter substrate-binding protein PstS — MLSNLTVIKNSPLIASIPLLALALSLAACGGQQASDNTATTGTGKDTTGTAKDTTASSSTKLDLGGNVRLTGAGASFPAPLYDTWFSDLNKKYPNLQVNYESVGSGAGVEQFIKGTVDFGASDVAMKDEEIKKVAPDKGVILLPVTAGSIVLAYNLPDVPELKLPRAVYSDILLGKIKTWNDPKIAAANPGAKLPSQPIAVIYRSDGSGTTGVFTKHLSAISPEWKSKVGEGKTVNWPVGVGAKGNEGVTAQVLQTQGSIGYVEYGYAKQNNLKFAALENKGGKFVVASEESASKTLESVTLPADLRVFISDPEGADSYPIVTYTWILAYKKYPDAAKAKAVEAAIEYALTDGQKQAAQLGYVPLPQNVITKVATAADQISPEYKIAVSGGTSASK, encoded by the coding sequence ATGCTCTCTAATTTAACTGTGATAAAAAATTCCCCTTTAATAGCTTCAATTCCATTACTAGCACTGGCACTTAGCCTAGCTGCTTGTGGCGGACAGCAAGCTTCAGATAATACAGCTACGACTGGTACTGGGAAAGATACCACTGGTACTGCTAAAGATACCACTGCCTCTAGCTCCACCAAATTAGACCTTGGTGGAAACGTTAGGTTAACAGGAGCTGGTGCGTCTTTTCCAGCACCACTATACGACACGTGGTTCAGTGATTTGAATAAAAAGTATCCAAATCTGCAAGTCAACTATGAATCAGTTGGTAGCGGTGCTGGAGTTGAGCAATTTATCAAAGGCACTGTAGACTTTGGTGCTAGCGATGTTGCGATGAAGGATGAGGAAATCAAAAAAGTTGCACCGGATAAGGGTGTCATTTTGTTACCCGTAACAGCTGGAAGCATTGTACTAGCTTACAACTTACCAGATGTTCCAGAATTGAAATTACCACGGGCAGTTTATAGCGATATCTTGTTAGGCAAAATCAAAACCTGGAATGACCCGAAAATAGCTGCGGCTAACCCTGGTGCTAAGCTTCCTAGCCAGCCGATCGCAGTCATTTATCGTTCTGATGGTAGCGGAACCACAGGTGTATTCACAAAACACCTGAGCGCCATCAGCCCAGAGTGGAAAAGTAAAGTTGGTGAAGGCAAAACTGTCAACTGGCCTGTGGGAGTTGGTGCAAAAGGTAATGAGGGTGTAACAGCCCAAGTCCTGCAAACTCAAGGTTCCATTGGCTATGTTGAGTACGGCTATGCCAAACAAAACAATCTCAAGTTTGCTGCTTTAGAAAACAAAGGCGGTAAATTTGTTGTGGCTAGCGAAGAATCGGCATCTAAAACTTTGGAATCAGTAACTCTACCAGCGGATCTCCGTGTCTTTATTTCCGATCCAGAAGGGGCTGATTCTTATCCTATCGTCACCTACACATGGATTCTGGCTTACAAAAAATATCCCGATGCAGCAAAAGCCAAAGCAGTTGAAGCTGCTATTGAATACGCTTTAACCGATGGGCAGAAGCAGGCTGCCCAACTAGGATATGTACCTCTACCGCAAAACGTGATCACAAAGGTGGCTACTGCTGCTGACCAAATCAGTCCAGAGTATAAAATTGCTGTTAGCGGTGGTACAAGTGCTAGCAAGTAA
- the pstB gene encoding phosphate ABC transporter ATP-binding protein PstB, whose amino-acid sequence MATNTSTVNHTDTVLRTENLNVYYGKFLALQNIWLDIPKNKVTAFIGPSGCGKSTLLRCYNRLNDLIETFRAEGKIFFYDKNLYASDIDPVEVRRRIGMVFQRPNPFPKSIYDNIAFGAKINGYKGNMDDLVERSLRQAALWDEVKDKLRQSGSSLSGGQQQRLCIARAIAVQPEVILMDEPCSALDPISTLRVEELIHELKEQYTIVIVTHNMQQAARVSDKTAFFNVRTTETGGRNGFLVEYDSTEVIFNNPKQEDTRDYVSGRFG is encoded by the coding sequence ATGGCTACTAACACTAGCACAGTGAATCATACTGATACAGTTTTACGCACAGAAAATCTTAACGTTTACTACGGGAAGTTTCTGGCATTACAGAATATTTGGCTAGATATACCGAAAAATAAAGTAACAGCTTTTATTGGCCCTTCAGGTTGTGGTAAAAGTACGTTGCTGCGATGCTATAACCGTCTCAACGACCTAATTGAAACATTTCGTGCAGAAGGTAAGATATTTTTCTACGATAAAAACTTATATGCATCCGACATCGATCCTGTAGAGGTGCGTCGGAGAATTGGCATGGTGTTTCAAAGACCAAACCCGTTTCCAAAATCCATTTATGACAATATTGCTTTTGGAGCTAAAATCAATGGCTACAAAGGTAATATGGATGACCTAGTGGAACGGAGTTTGCGGCAAGCAGCTTTGTGGGATGAAGTTAAAGACAAACTAAGACAAAGTGGCTCGTCTTTATCTGGTGGACAACAACAGCGGTTGTGTATTGCGCGAGCGATCGCAGTACAACCTGAAGTTATACTAATGGACGAACCCTGCTCAGCTCTTGATCCAATTTCTACTCTACGTGTAGAAGAACTAATTCACGAACTTAAAGAGCAATATACTATCGTCATCGTCACCCACAATATGCAACAAGCAGCACGGGTTTCTGATAAGACGGCCTTTTTTAATGTTCGGACTACAGAAACTGGAGGCCGTAACGGTTTTCTAGTAGAATACGACTCGACAGAAGTAATTTTCAACAATCCCAAACAAGAAGATACGCGAGATTACGTTAGCGGCAGATTTGGTTAA